From one Triticum aestivum cultivar Chinese Spring chromosome 4B, IWGSC CS RefSeq v2.1, whole genome shotgun sequence genomic stretch:
- the LOC123093687 gene encoding mitochondrial outer membrane protein porin 6 yields MSKGPVPFPSFGKKAKDLLYKDYNFDQKFSWSTTSESGLGITASGVKFDELFIGDIRVQHKSGRNTVDVTIDCDSKVSTAVTFDEVVPGLKTSFGFKVPDQKSGKLDLQYLHDRFALNSTIGLTSAPVIELATTIGTNELAVGAEVGFDSTSASVTKYNSGVSYTKDDFSAALQMADKGETLKASYIHLFSPSSAVAAEVTHRLKTKENYFTIGSSHALDPSTTLKTRFSNSGKAGLLCRHEWRPKSYVTLSAEYDPKVVSSPSRFGVAVALSP; encoded by the exons ATGAGCAAAGGCCCGGTTCCGTTCCCCAGCTTTGGGAAGAAAGCAAAAG ATCTCTTGTACAAGGACTACAATTTTGACCAAAAGTTTTCATGGTCAACAACTAGCGAATCTGGTTTG GGCATCACAGCCTCTGGTGTGAAGTTCGATGAGCTGTTCATTGGTGACATACGGGTACAACATAAAAGTGGTAGGAATACTGTTGATGTCACAATCGATTGCGATTCCAAA GTATCAACAGCGGTCACTTTTGATGAAGTAGTCCCTGGTTTGAAGACTTCTTTCGGCTTCAAGGTTCCTGATCAAAAGTCAGGGAAG CTCGATTTGCAATACCTTCATGATCGCTTCGCACTGAATTCAACCATTGGCTTGACTTCGGCACCTGTGATCGAGCTGGCAACAACTATTGGCACAAACGAACTTGCTGTCGGTGCCGAGGTTGGTTTTGACAGTACTTCAGCTTCTGTTACCAAGTACAACTCAGGTGTCAGCTATACCAAGGATGATTTTTCTGCCGCCTTACAAAT GGCTGATAAAGGCGAGACCCTGAAAGCTTCCTACATCCACCTGTTCAGCCCGAGCAGCGCAGTGGCGGCCGAGGTAACGCACAGGTTGAAAACAAAGGAGAACTACTTCACCATCGGGAGCTCCCATGCGCTCGACCCCTCCACGACGCTCAAGACGAGGTTCAGCAACAGCGGGAAGGCTGGGCTCCTCTGCCGGCACGAGTGGAGGCCCAAGTCGTACGTGACCCTCTCGGCCGAGTACGACCCCAAGGTGGTGAGCTCGCCGTCAAGGTTCGGCGTGGCCGTGGCCCTCAGCCCCTGA
- the LOC123093688 gene encoding uncharacterized protein has protein sequence MGAVTMASSSLVLRPRASSSSPPSPRRAPTRRAALPALRRHLGTTTTDTPREVAGETRAATTTSRLYSLAPYPLLLAALLPGAEPISAAFEPFVELVRTFSLPDWLVHWGHPGNMAVVLFAMGGYGTYLGFRIKLSDDPEEKAKAKDLHPKLLGGMFFFFALGATGGVTALLTSGKPIFESPHAVTGVIGLALLTVQSLLPTLFEGNPGLRGAHGLLGSSIMTLFLFHAAFGLQLGLSF, from the exons ATGGGGGCCGTGACAATGGCGAGCAGCTCCCTCGTCCTTCGCCCgcgggcgtcgtcgtcgtcgccaccgAGTCCTCGTCGTGCGCCCACGCGCCGGGCGGCATTGCCCGCCCTGCGGCGCCACCTGGGCACGACCACCACCGACACTCCGCGGGAGGTGGCTGgcgagacgagggcggcgacgacgacgtcgCGGCTCTACTCGCTGGCGCCGTacccgctgctgctggcggcgctgctgccCGGGGCGGAGCCCATCAGCGCGGCGTTCGAGCCCTTCGTGGAGCTGGTCAGGACCTTCAGCCTCCCCGACTGGCTCGTCCACTGGGGCCACCCCGGCAACATG GCCGTGGTGCTGTTCGCAATGGGTGGGTACGGGACATACCTGGGGTTCAGGATCAAGCTGTCCGACGACCCT GaggagaaggccaaggccaaggacctgCACCCCAAGCTCCTCGGCGGCATGTTCTTCTTCTTCGCCCTGGGCGCCACCGGCGGGGTCACCGCCCTCCTCACCTCCGGCAAACCCATCTTCGAAAG CCCTCACGCGGTCACCGGTGTCATCGGCCTTGCGCTCCTCACCGTGCAGTCTCTCCTGCCAACATTGTTTGAG GGGAACCCTGGGCTGAGAGGCGCGCACGGCCTGCTCGGCAGCAGCATCATGACGCTCTTCCTTTTCCACGCCGCGTTTGGGCTGCAGCTCGGCCTCAGCTTCTAA